In Primulina eburnea isolate SZY01 chromosome 3, ASM2296580v1, whole genome shotgun sequence, one DNA window encodes the following:
- the LOC140825053 gene encoding F-box only protein 13-like: MEIGENLVLREKQKRKFLEICEDSRSLLQELNQDLLERVLSWLPTSTFLRLTSVCKKWKSVADSATFRLACSQVPFRDPCFFMVDSDPHLSQHPVVFDSAEKKWKKLNPLPLVHPKKNQETCSNSIPVAASGGLICFHSTNGDFTVSNPVTGSTRLLPALNSISQQPILSISMAANSERFKLVLILDQLPNLSFKMYNSYTDLWEEEISLNQKINNSAEAEKNDYHSQYFLTSGNVVSADMQRSPFRQYSAALTVENGDEILYFLSSSGTVVSCNLTHKLFFEYPRLLPVFSEFSIDIVECGGQMYVVLLSEFFESASLRVWKWDENMHAWQQIAAMPPASSHKFYGKKVDINCSGAGDEMLVCLYSAEVCSYVMCNLVRNEWIELPHYHTEDDKARDFVCAFSFEPRIEADI; the protein is encoded by the coding sequence ATGGAGATTGGGGAGAATCTTGTTCTGAGAGAGAAACAGAAGAGAAAGTTTCTTGAAATCTGCGAGGATTCAAGATCTTTGCTTCAAGAACTCAATCAAGATCTTCTTGAAAGAGTTCTTTCATGGCTGCCTACATCTACTTTTTTACGCCTGACTTCAGTGTGCAAGAAATGGAAATCAGTGGCGGATTCTGCCACCTTCAGGCTCGCTTGTTCTCAAGTTCCTTTTCGTGATCCATGTTTTTTCATGGTGGATTCTGATCCCCACCTTAGCCAGCATCCAGTAGTATTCGATTCTGCCGAAAAGAAATGGAAAAAATTGAATCCCTTGCCTCTGGTCCACCCGAAAAAGAATCAGGAAACTTGCAGCAATTCCATACCCGTTGCTGCATCAGGTGGGTTGATTTGTTTCCACTCCACAAATGGTGATTTTACTGTCAGCAACCCTGTCACCGGATCTACCCGCCTCCTCCCGGCGCTAAATTCAATTTCTCAGCAACCCATTCTTTCCATTTCGATGGCGGCGAATTCCGAAAGATTCAAGCTTGTTTTAATCTTGGACCAACTCCCAAATCTCTCGTTCAAGATGTACAACTCGTATACTGATCTATGGGAAGAGGAAATTTCCCTCAACCAAAAGATCAACAACTCTGCTGAAGCAGAAAAAAACGATTATCATTCGCAGTATTTCTTGACCAGTGGTAACGTAGTGTCCGCAGATATGCAGAGGAGCCCATTTAGGCAGTACTCAGCGGCACTCACAGTTGAAAATGGAGACGAAATTTTGTATTTCCTTAGCTCCTCCGGCACGGTGGTGTCCTGCAACCTTACCCACAAGTTATTCTTCGAGTACCCGAGGCTACTGCCTGTtttttcagaattttcaatTGATATTGTTGAGTGTGGGGGCCAGATGTACGTTGTTTTGCTTTCGGAATTCTTTGAAAGCGCCAGTCTTCGGGTATGGAAATGGGATGAAAATATGCATGCTTGGCAGCAGATTGCAGCAATGCCACCAGCAAGTTCGCATAAGTTTTATGGCAAGAAAGTGGACATAAATTGCAGTGGAGCTGGTGATGAGATGTTAGTGTGTTTGTATTCTGCAGAAGTATGTAGTTATGTTATGTGCAATTTGGTCAGAAACGAATGGATTGAATTGCCACACTACCACACAGAAGATGATAAAGCCAGAGACTTTGTTTGTGCTTTCTCTTTTGAGCCTAGGATAGAAGCTGACATCTGA